Below is a genomic region from Amphiura filiformis unplaced genomic scaffold, Afil_fr2py scaffold_49, whole genome shotgun sequence.
AAAGGAGGTTTTGCTTTTTAGAAATATGTTCAGAGCTCAATAACATTAGTAGGTTTTATTCTGTCGCTGATACCGACTCTGGCTCGATAAACATGATAACTAAAGTTGTCAAATCTCTCTGTTGctttataaaaaaacaaaataaaacaaacaaagcagtgatttatagtgcgctacgcacaggcacagcgcctagacgttaatccacaagcctcagcacacttttgtcgctgaccactacggccacacatcattccataaaccatttaacaacaaatcagggactttgctgcttcaagagcgtacaccctagacattccacaaataaccatcgcaaccaggatcagctccccgagtttcgtacgggttacaacgagacaattagcagtaagttccttgtccaggggagtttcaagctaattcaattttccacgagagcatactataggcaccgccagggttcgaacccgcaacctctcgcaccatagtcgaccgccttaacgattgagctaacttgactgctaacttATAACGACTGCGAAGGGGAGGGCCGGAAGGGGTTAAGTGGATACGTTAATCCGTAAACAAGGGTTAAAAGAAGAAACAAATTGTGAGTGATTATAAAATGAGTTTCCAATTCTGTTTCAGGTATGGTAATGTCAACGGGTGAGGTGTGGAAAGAACATCGCAAGTTTGCCTTAACGGTTTTCAGGTCATTCGGTGTAGGAAAAAGGAGCTTTGAAGATCAAATTGCTACAGAGACTGAATACCTCATGAAAGAAATGACCTTAACACAAGGCAAACCTTTTGATCCAACACACCTTCTCAGCAATGCTGTTTCTAATATCATCTGTTCTGTTGTCTTTGGAAAGCGGTTTGAATATAACGATCCTGAATTCAAACATTTATTGCATTCATTTGAAGAAATTATGAACCACAATGTTTTTAATCTCTTTCTAGCACTTGCGCCAAAACTTACTAGATACATGACCACGATCCCCTTTATGCCTAAGGGGTCATTCCCTTCGATCATATCATTTCGTCGGCAACTACAGGCTATCGTAAATACTCATCGCGAAACTCTTGATAGCGAAAACATGCGAGATTACATTGATGTATATTTAAATGATATGCAGACGAAGAAAGAGCAAGGAACGCCCACACAATTCAGCGATATAGAACTGCTTGCTGGGGTTCACGATTTCTTCGGTGCTGGGACGGAAACAACTTCAACCACCTTACGTTGGGCTTTATTATACATGCTGAAGTATCCTGATGTACAAAAACGGGTGTATGAAGAAATTGACTCAGTTGTGGGACGAGATCGCTTACCCAAATTGTCTGACAAACCTAACTTGCCTTACACAGTAGCCGTTATCCACGAAGTCCAACGACTTGCAAGTATCTCATTTATGGGTCTCCCGCGATATACCGATGAAGATTTATCCGATTTCCAGGGCTTTACTATTCCCAAAGGCTGCTATGTGCAAGCCAGTTTGTACAGTGTTTCACGGGATACCTCTATCTGGCAGGACCCAGATGACTTCAAACCCGAGCGATTCCTAGACGAGAGAGGACAAGTCATAAAGATTCAGGAAAATATGGTCTTCGGATCAGGTATGAATTAGGCTCACTTTTGAAATTTTGTATCAAGCTTGTATGAATCGCAGACGCAGTGTACATTTTTTTCTCAGAATTCAGTcgaaattcgccgtagaagtagtgatgtaacaggattaccaTAGCAATGTGTTTACACTATTATTAGGGAATTATCAGTCAAAGAATATACGCAGATTTGgtgaaaaaacaacaattttggagAATAgaggtgtttttttaaatttctatcATTCATTGAATGAAAAAAGTGATGATTTTTTATTCGGTGTATGTCAAGCGTTACCTCTAGCTACACCTAAACCTTAAGAGATAAGAAAATACGTGCCATAAACCTTAATAAGGATGAGTAAATGAGATCCAAAATTTAGACTTTACCCCAAGAATGCACAAAACAATCATTGCAACAGTAAGATGGcttaatttaacatgtttaaccctCTTTCATCTGATATCATGGTAGCGCATGCAGCACTAGCATTTTGCATGAATTGAGCCATTGTTAATGGATTTTGTTTTTtactccttcttctcctcctcatcTTCCACCactttctcctcctcctcctcctcctcctcctcctcctccaccttCTTCTTAATCTCCTCCTCCTGCCGCTTATTCTTCTGCCTTTTCCTCTTTctctcctcttcctcttcttcgtCTCTtactcctcctcttcctccttctttttcttttgcttcttcttcttcttcttcttcttcttcttcttcttcttcttcttcttcttcttcttcttcttcttcttcttcttcttcttcttcttcttcttcttcttcttcttcttcttcttcttcttcttcttcttcttcttctcctcctcctcctcctccaacttcttctttttcttctgccTCTTTcacttcttcctcctcctcctcctcttcttcctctttcCAATCCAGGTAAGCGTGCATGCTTAGGAGAGCACTTGGCCCGTATGgaactcttcatcttcttcaccCATCTCATGCATCGATACACCTTCAAGAAACCAGCGGGAATACAAAGTGTGAATATCCAGCCCAAAGTAGCAGGAGTATTAATGCCGTTTCCTTATGATATATGCGCTATTGATCGCATCTAAATTGCTGTGTAGTTGTATGTGTTAGGAAACTACCAAAAATTCGATGACGTGCCATAAACGTTGGTCCGTTGGTTATGAGCctgacccctccctccctaaaACAATAAGTGTGAAATGTTTACAATTCCAGCCCGTATTTCTATGATTTTCTCACCTTTTTAGACCCTTCTCATAGTGTATAATGCCTATATACTGGTgcatattaattttcttattgtaTTCAAATTATACAGACTCATCAAACCTGATGCTTATTTTACTTCATATCATGCCCTTCAGATATTTGGAATGCTGAAATATCGACCATGTTATCGAAAATATTTAATACAATATTAGTTTTGACCGCTATAtaaca
It encodes:
- the LOC140144325 gene encoding cytochrome P450 2J4-like; translation: MASLLSDMAVVLELRTVLLGLLVFLLVSWIVRSYRKRVPNLPPGPMAWPLVGCLPQLAFMNLKMGNVNDVFVRLYEIYGPVCSIPLPFGKHVILASGYKAANETFTNPKIAQRPHFSFKDNPVDVMNGSGMVMSTGEVWKEHRKFALTVFRSFGVGKRSFEDQIATETEYLMKEMTLTQGKPFDPTHLLSNAVSNIICSVVFGKRFEYNDPEFKHLLHSFEEIMNHNVFNLFLALAPKLTRYMTTIPFMPKGSFPSIISFRRQLQAIVNTHRETLDSENMRDYIDVYLNDMQTKKEQGTPTQFSDIELLAGVHDFFGAGTETTSTTLRWALLYMLKYPDVQKRVYEEIDSVVGRDRLPKLSDKPNLPYTVAVIHEVQRLASISFMGLPRYTDEDLSDFQGFTIPKGCYVQASLYSVSRDTSIWQDPDDFKPERFLDERGQVIKIQENMVFGSGKRACLGEHLARMELFIFFTHLMHRYTFKKPAGIQSVNIQPKVAGVLMPFPYDICAIDRI